A single genomic interval of Novosphingobium ginsenosidimutans harbors:
- a CDS encoding epoxide hydrolase family protein, whose protein sequence is MSLRPFRIDVAQSVLDRISVRLADARIGYAPAEGGPWDYGMDHRYLAELVAYWRDVYDWRAEEAKLNRWPQFMATVDGVDIHFYHIQGDGSRPLPIIITHGWPGSVVEFQAAIPLLVAAGYTLVIPSLPGYGWSGRPGRPIGPASVAALWRRLMVDILCYPRFLAQGGDWGSAVTHQLGAAHADAVAAIHVNFFMGPPPGSSDDPELAEYWRSVAKLMEAESGYHHEQGTKPQTIGLALHDNPVGWAAWVVEKFWRWGDTGGVIESRFDKDHLITNLMSYLVTDNVISSLWMYYASNREKRHPGPVAVPCGLAHFPGEFYPMPSRRLAQQAYNVQRWSKLPAGGHFAAMEEPAAFAADVIAFFDQFGR, encoded by the coding sequence ATGAGCCTGCGGCCTTTCCGCATCGACGTCGCCCAGTCGGTGCTCGACCGTATCTCGGTGCGTCTCGCGGACGCCCGCATCGGCTATGCGCCTGCCGAGGGAGGTCCCTGGGACTACGGCATGGACCACAGGTACCTTGCCGAACTCGTTGCCTACTGGCGGGACGTGTACGACTGGCGGGCTGAAGAGGCAAAGCTCAACCGGTGGCCGCAGTTCATGGCAACGGTCGATGGCGTCGATATCCACTTCTACCACATCCAGGGCGACGGTTCGCGGCCGCTGCCGATCATCATCACTCACGGTTGGCCGGGATCGGTGGTCGAGTTCCAGGCTGCAATCCCGCTTCTGGTGGCGGCTGGCTACACGCTCGTAATCCCCTCGCTGCCGGGATACGGCTGGTCTGGCAGGCCGGGGCGGCCGATCGGGCCGGCTTCGGTTGCCGCGCTGTGGCGCAGACTGATGGTCGACATATTGTGCTATCCGCGCTTCCTTGCCCAGGGGGGGGACTGGGGCAGCGCGGTAACGCACCAGCTTGGCGCGGCTCACGCCGATGCAGTTGCCGCGATCCACGTCAACTTCTTCATGGGGCCGCCGCCGGGATCAAGCGACGATCCCGAGCTTGCCGAATACTGGCGCAGTGTCGCCAAGTTGATGGAAGCTGAGAGCGGATATCACCACGAGCAAGGGACAAAACCGCAGACGATCGGCCTCGCGCTGCACGACAATCCGGTCGGCTGGGCAGCATGGGTTGTCGAAAAGTTCTGGCGCTGGGGCGATACAGGCGGCGTGATCGAGAGCCGCTTCGACAAGGACCACCTCATCACGAACCTTATGAGCTATCTCGTGACCGACAACGTGATCTCTTCGCTCTGGATGTATTACGCTAGCAATCGTGAAAAGCGCCATCCCGGCCCGGTCGCTGTACCTTGCGGCCTGGCGCACTTTCCGGGTGAGTTCTACCCGATGCCAAGCCGGCGCCTAGCCCAACAGGCGTATAATGTGCAGCGCTGGAGCAAGCTCCCGGCAGGCGGACATTTCGCTGCGATGGAAGAGCCAGCCGCGTTCGCGGCGGACGTGATCGCGTTCTTCGACCAATTCGGCCGCTGA
- a CDS encoding IclR family transcriptional regulator: protein MATVMREKKIKSADRVLEIFEMFSGDRKSVTVMDVARALNVPQSSTSELLGSLVRRGYLYRDRTERTFRPTARVALLGAWVQPDLFRQGRLLPMMDSLHEVTGEAVILASLIGVDVKHVHVVGEGLPETLGSGTEHHPLHSPFGVALLSMMYRENVRKLVHRLNAESDPALHMRYSHLEPQLNTASRQGYATGDLGDGRASVAVLLPERPGEEQLAIGIAGPVGRIAANSGQLVQTLRGAIAQCFSPHSGQDLRQVERPALVAMH from the coding sequence ATGGCCACCGTCATGCGCGAAAAGAAGATCAAATCCGCCGACCGGGTGCTGGAGATCTTCGAGATGTTCTCGGGCGATAGGAAATCGGTCACTGTGATGGACGTCGCTCGTGCGCTGAACGTACCACAGTCGAGTACTTCGGAGCTGCTTGGCTCGCTTGTGCGCCGAGGCTACCTCTATCGCGACCGGACAGAGCGTACCTTCCGGCCCACCGCACGCGTCGCACTGCTGGGCGCCTGGGTCCAGCCCGACTTGTTCCGCCAGGGCCGTCTCTTACCGATGATGGACAGCCTGCATGAGGTTACCGGGGAAGCAGTCATTCTTGCTTCCTTGATCGGGGTCGATGTGAAGCACGTCCATGTTGTGGGCGAGGGGCTGCCGGAAACCCTCGGTTCGGGTACTGAACATCACCCGCTGCATTCGCCTTTCGGCGTGGCGCTGCTCTCGATGATGTACCGCGAGAACGTGCGCAAACTGGTGCATCGGCTTAATGCAGAGAGCGATCCTGCCCTGCACATGCGCTACAGCCATCTTGAGCCGCAGTTGAACACGGCCAGCCGCCAGGGCTACGCCACCGGTGACCTGGGTGACGGTCGCGCTTCGGTCGCTGTCTTGCTTCCGGAGCGCCCAGGTGAGGAACAACTAGCAATCGGCATTGCCGGCCCGGTCGGACGCATCGCGGCGAATAGCGGCCAACTGGTGCAGACCCTCCGCGGCGCGATCGCCCAATGCTTCTCGCCCCATTCCGGCCAGGACCTGCGGCAGGTCGAGCGACCCGCGCTGGTGGCTATGCACTGA
- a CDS encoding crotonase/enoyl-CoA hydratase family protein has protein sequence MPPFVTIERRGRVALLTLNRPDSLNAIGTHRDCLDLVEAIESLIDDRSISAAVLTGAGRAFSAGGNLKAMRERNGIGPLEQPDSTRHNYRRGVQRITHAFMACEVPLIAAVNGHAVGLGCDLACLCDIRLAAESAKFSASFIKVGIVPGDGGAWSLQRVVGYSTAARMFLTGDRYSAQEALGFGLVDTVVPDERLLPEALDLAQRIAANPARALRLTKRLLREAQTQRMSEILELSAAYQALAHETADHTEALDAFLEKREPVFRGE, from the coding sequence GTGCCCCCTTTCGTGACAATCGAGCGGCGTGGCCGCGTCGCCTTGCTCACTCTGAATCGGCCCGATTCGCTTAATGCGATCGGCACGCATCGTGACTGTCTCGATCTGGTAGAGGCGATTGAGTCCCTGATCGATGATCGCTCGATCTCCGCAGCTGTCCTTACCGGTGCGGGAAGAGCCTTCTCAGCCGGCGGCAACCTCAAGGCGATGAGGGAACGCAATGGCATCGGCCCGCTCGAGCAGCCTGACTCGACTCGGCACAATTACCGCCGTGGGGTGCAGCGGATCACCCACGCGTTCATGGCCTGCGAGGTGCCGCTCATCGCTGCAGTCAACGGCCACGCAGTCGGCCTGGGCTGCGATCTCGCCTGCCTGTGCGACATACGTCTTGCCGCCGAGAGCGCGAAATTCTCGGCAAGCTTCATCAAGGTTGGCATCGTGCCCGGCGATGGCGGCGCCTGGTCGCTCCAGCGTGTCGTAGGTTACTCCACGGCGGCGCGAATGTTTCTCACTGGCGATCGTTACAGTGCACAGGAGGCACTGGGATTTGGGCTGGTCGATACAGTCGTCCCCGATGAACGGTTGCTGCCGGAGGCATTAGATTTAGCACAGCGGATCGCCGCCAACCCCGCGCGCGCACTGCGGCTGACAAAGCGGTTGTTGCGCGAGGCGCAGACGCAGCGCATGTCGGAAATCCTGGAGCTTTCCGCCGCCTACCAGGCCCTCGCACATGAAACAGCCGACCACACTGAGGCGCTCGACGCGTTCCTGGAGAAGCGCGAACCGGTATTTCGCGGCGAATAA
- a CDS encoding acyl-CoA dehydrogenase family protein, with protein sequence MDLRFTAEEEAFRREVRAFIRDNLNPVTHRKMIEGRIPEKDEIVAWQRTLNARGWATPSWPQSHSGPGFTPVERYIFLDELHQAPAPEPVSFNVSMIGPVLIRYGTPEQQARFLAATANLDIWWAQGFSEPGAGSDLAALRTSARREGDHFVVNGHKIWQGMAHHADWMFTLVRTDPQAPKKQMGISFLLLDLRLPGVTIRPIITLDQRHEVNEVFLDEVRVPVDCLVGAENAGWDVAKFLLSNERTGIARIGMTKHLIRRIKRLAGDNRSVLLKAAAIEAELKILEITQLRILDGQRRSDAADPRSSILKLKGVELRQAASELLLAAAGPAALEVRHDDAPFDQDGSEWLGTIMPNYGILRAASIYGGSSEVQKGILAKSQLGV encoded by the coding sequence ATGGACCTGCGGTTCACTGCGGAGGAAGAGGCGTTCCGCCGCGAGGTGCGGGCGTTCATCCGCGACAATCTCAATCCGGTCACGCATCGCAAGATGATCGAAGGCCGGATTCCGGAAAAGGACGAAATCGTTGCCTGGCAGCGCACACTCAATGCGCGGGGCTGGGCGACGCCTTCCTGGCCACAGAGCCACAGCGGGCCCGGCTTTACGCCGGTGGAGCGCTACATTTTCCTCGACGAACTGCACCAGGCTCCGGCGCCCGAACCGGTCTCGTTCAATGTCTCGATGATCGGTCCTGTGCTGATCCGCTACGGCACGCCTGAGCAACAGGCACGTTTCCTCGCCGCCACAGCCAACCTGGACATCTGGTGGGCGCAGGGCTTTTCCGAGCCGGGCGCAGGATCCGATCTTGCTGCCTTGCGCACCTCCGCCCGGCGTGAGGGAGACCACTTCGTCGTCAATGGCCACAAGATCTGGCAGGGCATGGCGCACCATGCGGACTGGATGTTCACGCTCGTGCGGACCGACCCGCAGGCGCCGAAGAAGCAGATGGGCATCTCGTTCCTGCTCCTCGACCTCCGGCTGCCTGGCGTGACGATCCGCCCGATCATTACCCTCGATCAGCGCCACGAGGTGAACGAGGTTTTCCTCGACGAGGTACGCGTCCCGGTTGACTGCCTGGTCGGCGCAGAGAACGCGGGCTGGGACGTAGCCAAGTTCCTGCTGTCGAACGAGCGAACCGGGATTGCGCGGATCGGAATGACCAAACATCTGATCCGGCGGATCAAGCGGCTCGCGGGCGACAATCGTTCCGTGCTCCTCAAGGCCGCTGCCATCGAGGCCGAGCTGAAGATCCTCGAGATCACGCAGCTTCGCATTCTCGATGGGCAACGCCGCTCCGATGCCGCCGATCCACGATCTTCGATCCTCAAGCTGAAGGGGGTCGAGCTACGCCAGGCCGCCTCGGAGTTGCTGCTCGCCGCCGCGGGACCTGCGGCGCTTGAGGTGCGCCATGACGATGCACCGTTCGATCAAGACGGATCCGAATGGCTTGGCACGATCATGCCCAATTACGGAATTCTTCGAGCCGCCTCGATCTATGGCGGCTCAAGCGAGGTGCAAAAGGGTATCCTCGCCAAGTCGCAGCTGGGGGTCTGA
- a CDS encoding GntR family transcriptional regulator has product MNNLSASKLEVGPVPLYHQLEQDLKARIASGEYAAGSMLPTEEQIGQAYGVSRITVRRALETLDVQGLIRRRRGVGSFVASPSSPVHAVHLTGSLDAFLLTASELEPIFVSLDQRLAPEDVLAEFGLEPGGKLLRLEVVSRTREGPTAHSEFFFTPALIGKFAAEDIVGSEPIVRIVERKLGVRLGRASQTITPDKATGRTADFLGIVEGTPVLYAQRNYYTTTGELVEIARQRYHPERYRYEVELKAGLHSV; this is encoded by the coding sequence ATGAACAACCTTTCTGCAAGCAAGCTCGAGGTCGGACCCGTTCCGCTGTATCATCAGCTGGAGCAGGATCTGAAGGCGCGGATTGCCTCGGGCGAGTATGCTGCCGGCTCCATGCTGCCGACCGAAGAGCAGATCGGGCAAGCCTATGGTGTCAGCCGGATCACTGTTCGACGTGCGTTGGAAACACTTGATGTTCAGGGGCTGATCCGGCGGCGGCGCGGTGTCGGTTCGTTCGTGGCAAGTCCAAGCTCCCCGGTCCATGCCGTGCACCTGACCGGCTCGCTCGATGCCTTTCTGCTTACGGCGTCGGAGCTCGAGCCGATCTTCGTATCGCTCGACCAACGGCTCGCGCCCGAGGATGTCCTGGCGGAGTTTGGACTGGAGCCCGGCGGCAAGTTGCTTCGCCTCGAGGTCGTGAGCAGGACTCGGGAAGGCCCGACGGCGCACTCGGAGTTTTTTTTCACGCCCGCACTAATCGGCAAGTTTGCGGCGGAAGATATTGTTGGCAGCGAGCCCATCGTGCGTATCGTAGAGCGAAAGCTGGGCGTGCGGCTCGGACGCGCAAGCCAGACCATCACACCAGATAAGGCGACAGGGCGAACCGCAGACTTTTTGGGCATCGTTGAAGGCACGCCGGTACTGTACGCCCAGCGTAACTACTACACGACCACGGGCGAGCTCGTGGAGATCGCACGCCAGCGCTATCATCCAGAGCGGTACCGTTACGAGGTCGAACTCAAGGCCGGCCTGCACAGCGTCTGA
- a CDS encoding metal-dependent hydrolase: MALTVRYPNIDYSRVRAHWAPSRAFSHHRNATSFIPTPIEPWLIRILQRARPLVPASEARLLKDMDDFIGQESQHYRQHRLFNKHLIAQGYPALADIEKELEDDLERLLQNRSLKFLLAYADGFESLGAVAGWVWFEKSASWLEGADQDLTDLWKWHMAEEFEHRHVCFDIYHAIYGRGWWNAIWNGYFCRIYGLLFAVRHLNRGYMERMYAYLAETDRAAMTPDEQAAFAQDEKRFRRFLLRTALPLLANFLPWYNPSRKRTPRGLTEYLRRFEPGGDRSRHALRQPASV, encoded by the coding sequence GTGGCACTGACGGTCCGCTATCCCAATATCGATTACTCCAGGGTGCGCGCCCATTGGGCGCCGAGCCGTGCGTTTTCCCACCACCGGAACGCCACTTCGTTCATCCCGACCCCAATCGAGCCATGGCTGATCCGTATCCTGCAGCGGGCCAGGCCGCTTGTCCCCGCGTCGGAAGCGCGCTTGCTCAAGGACATGGATGATTTCATCGGGCAGGAATCACAGCATTACCGTCAGCATCGTCTGTTCAATAAGCACCTGATCGCGCAAGGCTATCCGGCCCTTGCAGACATCGAGAAGGAGCTCGAGGACGATCTCGAACGATTGCTCCAGAACCGTTCCCTCAAGTTCCTGCTTGCCTATGCCGACGGCTTCGAGTCGCTTGGTGCGGTGGCCGGCTGGGTCTGGTTCGAGAAGAGCGCAAGTTGGCTTGAAGGGGCGGATCAGGATCTAACCGACCTGTGGAAGTGGCATATGGCCGAGGAATTCGAACACCGCCACGTCTGCTTCGATATCTACCACGCGATCTATGGTCGCGGCTGGTGGAACGCGATCTGGAATGGGTACTTCTGCCGGATCTACGGTCTCCTGTTCGCGGTGCGCCACCTGAACCGGGGCTACATGGAGCGGATGTACGCCTATCTTGCCGAAACCGACCGCGCTGCCATGACGCCGGACGAACAGGCCGCCTTTGCCCAGGATGAGAAGCGCTTCCGCCGTTTTCTGCTCCGCACCGCGCTGCCACTGCTGGCGAACTTTCTGCCCTGGTACAATCCGTCGCGCAAACGTACGCCACGCGGCCTGACTGAGTACCTGCGACGCTTCGAGCCTGGCGGCGACCGATCGCGGCACGCCTTGAGACAGCCTGCTTCGGTTTGA
- a CDS encoding SDR family NAD(P)-dependent oxidoreductase: MSTARGRFAGTLFDLSGRRALVTGASRGIGRAIAHRLAQHGADVVICARKAEALVAVADAINMANPGRAVAISANISRPDEVEELASEAQAAFGGIDILVANAGLHIHNGPSATMNDAILQKTIDGNFGALHRLSQKFLPGMRMRGWGRIINIGTIAAHFGSGVYHSYTLSKAIAMQYVRNIAVEHGPSGVRANTVSPGLVRTTMAGAILDNPEELAKEMVRSTVGRMGEPDEIAGVVVMLASEAGGYVNGQTIAVDGGQTIRYVV; encoded by the coding sequence ATGAGCACAGCGCGCGGGCGTTTCGCTGGTACACTGTTTGACCTTTCCGGTCGAAGAGCCTTGGTGACTGGCGCCAGCCGCGGGATCGGCCGTGCGATAGCCCACCGGCTGGCCCAGCACGGTGCTGATGTGGTGATCTGCGCTCGCAAGGCCGAGGCGCTTGTCGCCGTTGCCGACGCCATCAACATGGCCAATCCTGGACGTGCAGTTGCAATATCCGCAAATATCAGCCGGCCCGATGAGGTCGAGGAACTGGCCAGCGAAGCGCAAGCCGCATTTGGGGGGATTGATATACTCGTCGCCAACGCCGGGCTGCACATCCACAACGGGCCGAGTGCGACGATGAACGACGCAATTCTCCAGAAGACCATCGACGGCAACTTCGGTGCGCTGCACCGGCTCAGCCAGAAGTTTCTGCCAGGCATGAGAATGCGCGGATGGGGGAGGATCATCAACATCGGCACTATTGCCGCGCACTTTGGCAGCGGGGTCTATCATAGCTATACGCTAAGCAAGGCCATCGCCATGCAGTATGTGCGCAACATCGCGGTTGAGCATGGCCCGTCCGGCGTTCGCGCCAACACCGTCTCGCCGGGACTAGTGCGAACCACAATGGCGGGAGCGATCCTCGACAACCCGGAAGAGCTCGCGAAGGAAATGGTTCGCTCGACCGTGGGGCGAATGGGTGAGCCGGACGAGATCGCCGGCGTTGTTGTCATGCTTGCCAGCGAAGCCGGAGGCTATGTCAACGGTCAAACCATAGCAGTCGATGGGGGACAGACGATCCGCTACGTCGTCTAG
- a CDS encoding acetyl-CoA acetyltransferase, with protein sequence MSDEMFPRGKTAIVGVGTFGTDRAPGYEPHDMAANAARDALREAGLSFADVDGLFYTNNVDTFGGALSFAQYLGIQPRVLDNSRTGGNVFQSYLERAAWLLDAGLIDCALVAFGSNQASATGKLSNASRPWPYEARYKPLLPVSGYALAAARHMHEFGTTKDQLGEVAVAARAWATLNPEAVKRDPMTLDDYRASRMVSDPLSVLDCCLVTDGAAAVVLTRSDRARDLAKKPVKVLAAASSTTHAFISAMPDLTRTALVECSARAYSAAGLGPQDIDIVELYDAFTINTIMLLEDLGFCPKGEGGRFVEGGAIAPGGKLPVNTNGGGLSCTHPGMYGLFTIVEAVRQLRSEAGARQLPGVRTAIAQGNGGVLSAQALAILAVD encoded by the coding sequence ATGAGCGACGAGATGTTCCCCCGGGGAAAAACCGCGATTGTCGGCGTCGGCACATTCGGGACAGACCGGGCACCGGGCTACGAGCCGCACGATATGGCTGCGAACGCCGCGCGTGATGCGTTGCGGGAGGCGGGACTGAGCTTTGCCGATGTCGACGGATTGTTCTACACGAATAATGTCGACACCTTTGGCGGCGCCTTGAGTTTTGCGCAGTATCTCGGAATTCAACCCCGCGTCCTGGACAACAGTCGTACCGGCGGAAACGTGTTCCAGAGCTATCTGGAACGCGCCGCCTGGCTGCTTGACGCAGGCCTGATCGATTGCGCTTTGGTCGCGTTCGGTTCCAACCAAGCCTCGGCAACCGGCAAGCTTTCGAACGCCTCCCGGCCTTGGCCCTACGAGGCACGCTACAAGCCACTCCTTCCGGTCAGCGGCTATGCGCTTGCAGCAGCTCGGCATATGCACGAGTTCGGCACGACGAAGGATCAGCTTGGCGAAGTGGCGGTTGCGGCACGGGCGTGGGCAACCCTAAATCCTGAAGCGGTCAAGCGCGATCCGATGACCCTGGACGACTATCGCGCCTCGCGCATGGTCTCCGATCCATTGTCGGTGCTTGACTGCTGCCTGGTGACGGACGGCGCGGCGGCAGTGGTACTCACGCGGTCAGACCGGGCGAGGGATCTGGCCAAGAAGCCGGTCAAAGTTCTTGCTGCGGCGAGCTCGACGACCCACGCGTTCATTTCAGCGATGCCCGATCTGACCCGCACCGCGCTGGTCGAATGCAGTGCCCGTGCCTATTCCGCAGCTGGCCTGGGTCCACAGGATATTGACATAGTCGAACTCTATGACGCGTTCACGATCAACACGATCATGCTCCTTGAAGACCTCGGTTTCTGCCCGAAAGGCGAAGGCGGCCGGTTCGTGGAAGGCGGGGCAATCGCGCCGGGCGGCAAGCTGCCAGTCAACACTAACGGCGGCGGGCTCTCGTGCACGCATCCGGGCATGTACGGCCTGTTCACGATCGTGGAGGCCGTGCGCCAGCTAAGGAGCGAAGCTGGCGCACGTCAGCTACCGGGTGTTCGGACTGCGATTGCGCAGGGCAACGGCGGTGTGCTCTCGGCACAAGCGCTGGCGATCCTGGCGGTAGACTAA
- a CDS encoding alcohol dehydrogenase catalytic domain-containing protein produces MRAAVFKEAGKPWAIEERPDPTPGEGEAVIRVGRCGICGTDLNMTSGRGYDFPCDTVLGHEFSGEVVAVGKGVETLRVGDRVTALPAAGCGHCDLCHAGQVVMCSNMAPYAGGYAEYMRIAERTAVKLPAALSLNDGALIEPLAVGLHGVRLAQLPLGAKVLVLGAGAVGLAATFWARRLGAGKVVSASRSERRRDMALTLGADDYVLTGEGEAERINEALGGMPDYVFEAAGAVGLLQQSINLVRPNGHVVSLGFCMAPDPVIPGVSTFKQVKLAFSMAWTVPEFRYAVDTMDAGHVEPRQMITSNIGLDDLPDMIDRLRGENTETKVHVDPWA; encoded by the coding sequence ATGCGGGCTGCAGTATTCAAGGAAGCAGGGAAGCCCTGGGCTATCGAGGAACGCCCCGACCCCACCCCGGGCGAAGGCGAGGCCGTTATCCGTGTCGGCCGCTGCGGCATCTGCGGCACTGATCTCAACATGACTTCAGGAAGGGGCTACGACTTCCCTTGCGACACGGTCCTAGGACACGAGTTCTCGGGCGAAGTCGTTGCAGTGGGAAAGGGCGTGGAGACGCTGAGGGTCGGGGACCGGGTGACGGCTCTGCCCGCAGCAGGTTGCGGCCATTGCGACCTGTGCCACGCAGGCCAGGTCGTGATGTGCTCGAATATGGCCCCGTATGCTGGCGGCTATGCCGAATACATGCGTATCGCAGAGCGCACGGCAGTGAAGCTTCCCGCTGCCCTGAGCCTAAATGATGGCGCGCTGATCGAGCCGCTCGCAGTGGGCTTGCATGGCGTGCGCCTCGCCCAGTTGCCGCTCGGCGCCAAAGTACTCGTGCTGGGCGCTGGTGCGGTCGGACTTGCAGCCACTTTCTGGGCACGACGGCTGGGCGCCGGTAAAGTGGTCTCTGCGTCACGTTCGGAGCGGCGGCGCGATATGGCGCTTACGCTGGGTGCCGATGACTATGTCTTGACAGGTGAAGGCGAGGCCGAGCGGATCAACGAAGCGCTTGGCGGCATGCCGGACTACGTATTCGAGGCGGCAGGCGCAGTCGGACTGCTTCAGCAGTCGATCAATCTCGTAAGGCCCAACGGCCATGTCGTCTCCCTTGGATTCTGCATGGCACCGGACCCGGTGATTCCCGGTGTCAGCACGTTCAAGCAGGTCAAGCTCGCCTTCTCGATGGCCTGGACGGTGCCCGAGTTCCGCTACGCAGTGGACACAATGGACGCGGGGCATGTTGAACCACGGCAAATGATTACCAGCAATATTGGGCTCGACGACCTGCCGGACATGATCGATCGGTTGCGCGGCGAGAATACCGAGACAAAGGTTCATGTCGACCCTTGGGCCTGA
- a CDS encoding Zn-ribbon domain-containing OB-fold protein: protein MTETDPKTGPDEQFMAFLAQGRFMIQRGTLSGKHVFFPRVVAPGTGEDLEWVEASGIGVVHSTTVVRKRPPEPNFNVALVDLAEGPRMMSRVEGIDPAEVRIGMAVRARIIDGEDGPLVVFVPEATHDEAAAA from the coding sequence ATGACGGAGACCGATCCGAAAACGGGGCCGGACGAACAGTTCATGGCGTTCCTCGCGCAGGGCCGCTTCATGATCCAGCGGGGGACGCTGTCCGGCAAGCACGTGTTTTTCCCCCGCGTTGTGGCGCCGGGCACCGGCGAAGACCTGGAGTGGGTCGAAGCTTCGGGGATTGGGGTCGTTCACTCGACGACGGTGGTGCGCAAGCGCCCTCCAGAGCCGAACTTCAATGTCGCCCTTGTCGACCTCGCTGAGGGACCGCGGATGATGAGCCGGGTGGAGGGCATCGATCCGGCCGAAGTGCGCATCGGCATGGCGGTACGCGCTCGCATCATCGATGGGGAAGACGGTCCTCTTGTGGTCTTCGTACCTGAAGCTACCCACGACGAGGCAGCTGCAGCATGA
- a CDS encoding enoyl-CoA hydratase — translation MTQYILTRKDGAIGHVVFNKPEKMNAICLEMWKGMGDAMAAFEADDEVRVVVFSGAGGKAFVAGADVGKYEDERGDKASQERYAKTGEDALQAIYRSKKVTIAAIDGYCIGGGVSVALVCDLRYCSAQSSFGQPAMNIGIGYRYSSLRRMVDIIGYGASKDMLLGGLRFDAQEAFSKGLVGRVLPNEEFQPWIDKTVRNISIGAPLTAEDIKFTLWTYAQDEASRDTDRCEELFQICYASDDYKEGVRAFAEKRKPVFTGK, via the coding sequence GTGACACAGTACATTCTCACGCGCAAAGATGGCGCAATCGGCCACGTCGTGTTCAACAAGCCCGAGAAGATGAACGCCATCTGCCTCGAGATGTGGAAGGGCATGGGCGACGCAATGGCGGCGTTCGAGGCCGACGACGAGGTGCGCGTGGTGGTGTTCTCCGGCGCGGGCGGCAAGGCCTTCGTTGCCGGCGCCGATGTCGGCAAATACGAAGACGAGCGCGGCGACAAGGCCTCGCAGGAGCGCTACGCGAAGACCGGAGAGGACGCGCTTCAGGCGATCTACCGCTCAAAGAAGGTAACCATCGCTGCGATCGATGGATATTGCATTGGCGGCGGCGTGTCGGTCGCGCTTGTGTGCGACCTGAGGTATTGTTCAGCCCAGTCGAGCTTCGGCCAGCCGGCGATGAACATCGGCATCGGGTATCGCTATTCTTCGCTGCGCCGCATGGTCGACATCATCGGCTATGGTGCCTCGAAGGATATGCTGCTCGGCGGGCTGCGCTTTGACGCGCAGGAAGCCTTTTCCAAGGGTCTCGTCGGCCGCGTGCTGCCGAATGAGGAGTTTCAGCCCTGGATCGACAAGACGGTTCGCAACATTTCGATCGGCGCGCCGCTCACTGCCGAGGACATCAAGTTCACGCTGTGGACCTACGCGCAGGATGAAGCCAGCCGCGACACAGATCGCTGCGAGGAGCTATTCCAGATCTGCTACGCTTCGGACGACTACAAGGAAGGCGTTCGCGCCTTTGCCGAAAAGCGCAAGCCGGTCTTCACCGGCAAGTAG